In a genomic window of Cuculus canorus isolate bCucCan1 chromosome 4, bCucCan1.pri, whole genome shotgun sequence:
- the NWD2 gene encoding NACHT and WD repeat domain-containing protein 2 isoform X2, producing MWAGGRLPCPRDAALRRAAFAGNLAALPSHLLPSGKSVRVFISANPEDTIAERSALREHVYPKLREFCRENYGLEFQVIDLYWGVEADEWDSPELQKTRMKLLEDCLKSSAGPCFVGLLGEKYGNIRIPGEVESAEFEMILDAAVEAKLETRILEEWYCRDENAVPPAYYLRPKSEMLKSYQNTMESPSNSVNENKWQDISEEIKKIFKTAVKLLYEKGKMKHSQAKRYLSSAIEDELDFALGKQTPAFLKKCVCYIRKIANIERFVKIPEMGKYMDVVHTAGKFLRDPEAHEKLIKLRDEFIPTIVASSNLRVYTSVTHCDMKLGYSQEVENHYIEGLGKQFYEDMIDIIQATVQQNFDTETDLLYDEVLQHSSLCKTYSTFYEYRCEALNIVHRYILPSKVGHINPLIIYGGPCTGKTLLLAEVAKKAYSWLQEEMGPDSDPVVVVRFLGSTETSTDLRNILQSICEQLAVNYRCLVQSYPKKIHDLRDLFINLLNESSFHRPLVIIFDALEQLTESDDGRKLWWLPIHLPRSVRIILSTLPNKHGILQKLRCLIHEEDNYIELTARDRKMCSQILKHQLLRVKRKVTSGQQIYVNEAFSKCTLPMFVNLTFREVRNWRSHKDVDESSLCVTVHESIEQLFWSLENKCGSRLLSRALGYITMSRSGLSEMELEDILALDNSVIYELSESVRESNPLRIPYIYIARLKEGLQGYLIERQVKNVTLLLWANRHLQLIAQKLYLHNEEDLREMHTVMAEYFLGVWSGGRRKPFYNNDQYLNGCPDHDSRGLSKEEKHCMDQIAFDRQAPDQPWVFQCNPLEPDIFFINHRKMTELIHHLTRCGRTDDLLYGVIMNFSWLYTMIRIGQFDKALSDIELAYTYSQEKELKFLASTLRSIKFKVVKYPGSLSAELQQRLLPVVSSLPKLRHLLLECDKDGPKYCSIVPLHSSMDVTYSPERLPLSSSCMHVTEILPTFNPSTIIAALENGSISTWDVETRQLLRQITTAPSVILGMKLTSDEKYLVVATTKNTLLIYDNINSCLLSEVEIKGSKHCGITGGSSFINGFTLSVNHALAWLEASKDVTVIDLLYGWPLYHFHCWYEVTCVQCSPDGVYAFCGQYLNTASIFHLGSGEKLATVTSEFSGGFVKFLLILDTAQEMVMVDSEGSLSVWNTEEIANPQLTDDFDCRREDSEVVSIELSEDQSAILICKALSIELLDTRVWKVAEKFRAKHNERFISAVLSKNGNCIIASMENTSAIFVWRRDTGQCMASLQEISGTIVRLIKSNHHNMLLSLSTSGVLSVWDIDIITAMSNIDKSGKPIQRLVLPARGELIYTLDGSDSVHKWNFSTGFIEAVFKHEGIVENCVLTSSGEIMVTSDDKCSQYVWHTVSGENIFRINGQKISELMITHNDQFVVSLCEQNASRVWRLATGHRVCNILVALQNAFITTANTFVVGMAKNKVLAVSLWTGSITKKFCCDDGASIVDIKLIPDCPDIIVFITSTETVNIWSLTEEVICRRVQLPTNFLKNLEDFEISPNGKLGIITRGDENINVLDLYSGKLRVVHTPGVIWRQRLSRDGRYLVYICFRGEEDDDNGAVSSLIVMRLADGKNIGACSLYKTPTFLTLSQRHLNIIIGFDDGSIGTYTVVDRVDAALKIKIATSNSRQIFNNTTQVIRPKCHNYSFKVTADCIWRESTEVFARDSPITVVEPEIR from the exons GGCCTACTGGGAGAGAAGTATGGGAATATCCGAATACCAGGGGAAGTTGAGTCAGCAGAATTTGAAATGATCCTCGATGCTGCTGTAGAGGCCAAGCTGGAGACAAGGATTTTAGAAGAGTGGTACTGCAGGGATGAGAATGCAGTGCCACCAGCTTATTACCTCAGACCAAAATCTGAAATGCTGAAGAGCTACCAGAATACA atggaatCTCCTTCAAACTCCGTGAATGAGAACAAATGGCAAGATATATCAGAAGAGATTAAGAAGATTTTTAAGACTGCTGTAAAATTGCTgtatgagaaaggaaaaatgaagcaCAGCCAAGCAAAGAGATATCTTTCCTCTG CTATTGAAGATGAACTCGATTTTGCCTTGGGTAAACAAACACCAGCTTTCCTAAAGAAGTGTGTTTGCTACATTCGGAAGATTGCCAACATTGAGCGTTTTGTTAAAATTCCAGAGATGGGAAAATACATGGATGTGGTACATACAGCTGGGAAGTTTCTACGAGATCCTGAAGCCCATGAGAAACTGATAAAGCTCAGGGATGAATTCATTCCTACCATCGTCGCATCATCCAATCTGAGAGTATACACGTCCGTCACTCACTGTGACATGAAACTGGGTTACTCCCAAGAAGTGGAGAACCATTACATTGAAGGACTTGGTAAACAGTTCTATGAAGACATGATTGACATAATCCAAGCAACAGTGCAGCAGAATTTTGACACCGAGACAGACTTGCTGTATGATGAAGTTCTTCAACACTCATCACTATGTAAAACATACTCCACTTTTTATGAATATAGATGTGAGGCATTAAACATAGTTCACAGGTACATTCTACCTAGCAAAGTAGGACACATTAACCCTCTTATCATATATGGAGGACCATGCACAGGGAAGACTCTTTTATTAGCTGAAGTGGCAAAGAAG GCCTACTCCTGGCTGCAAGAAGAGATGGGACCAGATTCTGACCCTGTGGTAGTTGTAAGATTTTTGGGATCCACTGAAACTAGTACAGATCTAAGGAATATACTACAAAGCATTTGTGAACAATTAGCAGTTAATTATCGTTGCCTTGTACAAAGTTACCCAAAAAAGATTCACGACCTTCGGGACTTGTTCATTAATCTCTTGAATGAATCGTCATTCCACAGGCCACTGGTGATAATATTTGATGCTCTAGAACAACTAACAGAGAGTGATGATGGTAGGAAGCTCTGGTGGCTTCCCATTCATCTTCCCCGTTCAGTAAGGATAATTTTGTCAACACTGCCAAACAAGCACGGGATCCTACAAAAACTGAGGTGCCTTATTCATGAAGAAGACAACTACATTGAGTTGACTGCAAGGGACAGAAAGATGTGTAGCCAAATACTGAAACATCAGCTACTGCgagttaaaagaaaagtaacatCAGGACAACAAATCTATGTCAATGAAGCATTCTCCAAGTGCACACTGCCTATGTTTGTAAACTTAACCTTTAGAGAGGTCAGGAACTGGAGATCTCACAAAGATGTGGATGAGTCCTCCCTCTGTGTCACTGTCCATGAAAGTATAGAGCAGTTGTTTTGGTCACTGGAAAACAAGTGTGGATCAAGACTATTGTCAAGAGCACTTGGCTACATCACTATGTCCAGATCTGGCCTGAGTGAAATGGAACTGGAAGACATTTTAGCCCTTGACAACAGTGTTATATATGAACTTAGTGAGAGTGTCAGAGAAAGTAACCCACTGAGAATTCCATATATATACATTGCAAGGCTTAAGGAGGGATTACAGGGGTACTTAATAGAGCGACAGGTGAAAAATGTAACATTACTTCTTTGGGCAAATAGGCACTTGCAACTAATTGCCCAGAAGCTGTACCTACACAATGAAGAAGACTTGCGTGAAATGCACACAGTCATGGCAGAGTATTTCCTTGGTGTTTGGTCAGGTGGACGAAGAAAACCTTTTTACAACAATGACCAATATTTGAATGGTTGTCCTGACCATGACAGTAGAGGCCTgagcaaggaagaaaagcacTGCATGGATCAGATTGCTTTTGACAGGCAAGCACCTGATCAGCCATGGGTCTTTCAGTGTAATCCGTTAGAGcctgacattttttttatcaatcacagaaaaatgacagaGCTTATTCATCACCTGACAAGGTGTGGAAGAACAGATGATCTTCTGTATGGAGTCATTATGAACTTCAGCTGGCTGTACACCATGATTAGGATAGGGCAATTTGATAAAGCACTTTCTGACATAGAATTGGCTTACACCTACTCTCAAGAAAAGGAGCTGAAATTTCTGGCCAGTACTCTGCGCAGTATAAAGTTCAAAGTAGTAAAATACCCAGGTTCACTCTCTGCTGAATTGCAGCAAAGGCTTCTCCCAGTGGTAAGTTCATTGCCCAAACTCAGACACCTCCTCTTAGAATGTGACAAGGATGGACCCAAATACTGCTCTATAGTCCCTTTGCATTCCTCCATGGATGTGACCTACAGCCCTGAGCGCCTGCCGCTGTCATCCAGCTGCATGCACGTTACTGAGATTTTGCCTACATTTAATCCCAGCACAATTATCGCTGCTTTAGAAAATGGCTCCATCAGCACTTGGGATGTAGAGACCCGCCAGTTACTAAGGCAGATTACAACAGCTCCATCTGTTATTTTAGGGATGAAGCTAACTAGCGATGAAAAGTACCTTGTAGTGGCTACAACAAAAAATACTCTCTTGATATATGATAACATAAATTCCTGTCTTCTGTCTGAGGTGGAAATTAAGGGGTCAAAACATTGTGGAATTACAGGGGGCTCCAGTTTTATAAATGGATTTACATTATCAGTCAACCATGCACTTGCTTGGCTAGAGGCCAGCAAAGACGTTACTGTAATAGATCTGCTCTACGGTTGGCCTCTCTATCACTTCCACTGCTGGTATGAAGTGACCTGTGTGCAGTGTTCTCCAGATGGAGTTTATGCATTCTGCGGACAGTATTTGAACACCGCAAGCATTTTTCACTTGGGCAGCGGAGAGAAACTGGCCACGGTGACCTCTGAATTTTCTGGTGGATTTGTGAAATTCCTTCTCATTCTGGACACAGCCCAAGAAATGGTGATGGTGGACAGCGAGGGTAGCCTCTCTGTTTGGAATACAGAGGAAATTGCGAATCCCCAGCTTACGGATGACTTTGACTGCAGGAGAGAAGACAGTGAAGTTGTCAGCATAGAGCTTTCTGAAGACCAAAGTGCAATTTTAATTTGTAAGGCTCTCAGCATTGAACTTCTTGACACTCGTGTGTGGAAGGTGGCTGAAAAGTTTAGAGCTAAACACAATGAGCGCTTTATATCTGCCGTGCTGTCAAAAAATGGCAACTGTATAATTGCTTCAATGGAAAATACCTCAGCCATctttgtctggagaagagatACAGGACAGTGTATGGCAAGCTTACAGGAAATCTCAGGAACTATAGTCAGGCTAATTAAATCAAATCATCATAACATGCTGCTATCGTTATCCACCAGTGGTGTCCTTTCTGTTTGGGATATAGACATCATAACTGCTATGTCCAATATTGACAAATCTGGCAAGCCTATTCAAAGACTGGTGTTGCCAGCCAGAGGTGAATTAATATACACATTGGATGGATCAGATTCTGTCCATAAGTGGAACTTCAGCACTGGCTTTATAGAAGCTGTGTTCAAGCATGAAGGTATTGTTGAAAATTGTGTGCTGACCTCTTCTGGAGAGATAATGGTTACATCAGATGATAAATGCAGCCAGTATGTTTGGCACACTGTTAGTGGTGAAAATATCTTTCGCATTAATGGACAAAAAATCTCAGAGCTGATGATTACTCATAATGATCAATTTGTAGTCTCTCTCTGTGAGCAAAATGCATCCAGAGTCTGGCGACTGGCTACGGGACATAGGGTTTGCAATATTTTAGTTGCCTTACAGAATGCATTTATAACAACTGCAAATACATTTGTAGTCGGAATGGCAAAGAATAAAGTTCTGGCAGTAAGTCTCTGGACAGGCAGTATAACGAAGAAGTTTTGCTGTGACGATGGTGCAAGCATTGTGGATATTAAGCTAATACCAGACTGCCCAGACATTATAGTATTTATAACATCTACTGAAACTGTAAACATCTGGAGCCTAACAGAGGAAGTAATCTGCAGACGTGTACAATTGCCTAccaatttcttaaaaaatttgGAAGACTTTGAAATATCCCCAAATGGGAAGCTAGGAATTATAACCCGTGGTGATGAGAACATCAATGTGCTTGATTTATACAGTGGAAAACTTCGTGTGGTTCACACTCCAGGTGTCATCTGGCGGCAGAGGCTGTCTCGGGATGGCCGTTATCTTGTGTACATTTGTTTTCGCGGTGAAGAAGATGATGACAATGGTGCAGTCTCTAGTTTAATAGTAATGAGGCTAGCAGATGGCAAAAACATCGGTGCCTGTTCTCTTTATAAAACTCCCACTTTTCTTACACTCTCACAGAgacatttaaatattattattggATTTGATGATGGAAGTATAGGTACTTACACAGTAGTGGATCGAGTCGACGCTGcactgaaaatcaaaattgCTACTTCAAACAGCCGCCAGATTTTCAACAACACAACACAAGTGATTAGGCCAAAATGTCATAATTATAGCTTCAAAGTGACTGCAGACTGCATTTGGAGAGAATCAACAGAAGTATTCGCAAGGGATAGCCCCATTACAGTTGTAGAGCCTGAG ATCAGATGA
- the NWD2 gene encoding NACHT and WD repeat domain-containing protein 2 isoform X1, whose product MWAGGRLPCPRDAALRRAAFAGNLAALPSHLLPSGKSVRVFISANPEDTIAERSALREHVYPKLREFCRENYGLEFQVIDLYWGVEADEWDSPELQKTRMKLLEDCLKSSAGPCFVGLLGEKYGNIRIPGEVESAEFEMILDAAVEAKLETRILEEWYCRDENAVPPAYYLRPKSEMLKSYQNTMESPSNSVNENKWQDISEEIKKIFKTAVKLLYEKGKMKHSQAKRYLSSAIEDELDFALGKQTPAFLKKCVCYIRKIANIERFVKIPEMGKYMDVVHTAGKFLRDPEAHEKLIKLRDEFIPTIVASSNLRVYTSVTHCDMKLGYSQEVENHYIEGLGKQFYEDMIDIIQATVQQNFDTETDLLYDEVLQHSSLCKTYSTFYEYRCEALNIVHRYILPSKVGHINPLIIYGGPCTGKTLLLAEVAKKAYSWLQEEMGPDSDPVVVVRFLGSTETSTDLRNILQSICEQLAVNYRCLVQSYPKKIHDLRDLFINLLNESSFHRPLVIIFDALEQLTESDDGRKLWWLPIHLPRSVRIILSTLPNKHGILQKLRCLIHEEDNYIELTARDRKMCSQILKHQLLRVKRKVTSGQQIYVNEAFSKCTLPMFVNLTFREVRNWRSHKDVDESSLCVTVHESIEQLFWSLENKCGSRLLSRALGYITMSRSGLSEMELEDILALDNSVIYELSESVRESNPLRIPYIYIARLKEGLQGYLIERQVKNVTLLLWANRHLQLIAQKLYLHNEEDLREMHTVMAEYFLGVWSGGRRKPFYNNDQYLNGCPDHDSRGLSKEEKHCMDQIAFDRQAPDQPWVFQCNPLEPDIFFINHRKMTELIHHLTRCGRTDDLLYGVIMNFSWLYTMIRIGQFDKALSDIELAYTYSQEKELKFLASTLRSIKFKVVKYPGSLSAELQQRLLPVVSSLPKLRHLLLECDKDGPKYCSIVPLHSSMDVTYSPERLPLSSSCMHVTEILPTFNPSTIIAALENGSISTWDVETRQLLRQITTAPSVILGMKLTSDEKYLVVATTKNTLLIYDNINSCLLSEVEIKGSKHCGITGGSSFINGFTLSVNHALAWLEASKDVTVIDLLYGWPLYHFHCWYEVTCVQCSPDGVYAFCGQYLNTASIFHLGSGEKLATVTSEFSGGFVKFLLILDTAQEMVMVDSEGSLSVWNTEEIANPQLTDDFDCRREDSEVVSIELSEDQSAILICKALSIELLDTRVWKVAEKFRAKHNERFISAVLSKNGNCIIASMENTSAIFVWRRDTGQCMASLQEISGTIVRLIKSNHHNMLLSLSTSGVLSVWDIDIITAMSNIDKSGKPIQRLVLPARGELIYTLDGSDSVHKWNFSTGFIEAVFKHEGIVENCVLTSSGEIMVTSDDKCSQYVWHTVSGENIFRINGQKISELMITHNDQFVVSLCEQNASRVWRLATGHRVCNILVALQNAFITTANTFVVGMAKNKVLAVSLWTGSITKKFCCDDGASIVDIKLIPDCPDIIVFITSTETVNIWSLTEEVICRRVQLPTNFLKNLEDFEISPNGKLGIITRGDENINVLDLYSGKLRVVHTPGVIWRQRLSRDGRYLVYICFRGEEDDDNGAVSSLIVMRLADGKNIGACSLYKTPTFLTLSQRHLNIIIGFDDGSIGTYTVVDRVDAALKIKIATSNSRQIFNNTTQVIRPKCHNYSFKVTADCIWRESTEVFARDSPITVVEPEVSEATPTKKHNYCYEKVCSAIDCRGHIFTADN is encoded by the exons GGCCTACTGGGAGAGAAGTATGGGAATATCCGAATACCAGGGGAAGTTGAGTCAGCAGAATTTGAAATGATCCTCGATGCTGCTGTAGAGGCCAAGCTGGAGACAAGGATTTTAGAAGAGTGGTACTGCAGGGATGAGAATGCAGTGCCACCAGCTTATTACCTCAGACCAAAATCTGAAATGCTGAAGAGCTACCAGAATACA atggaatCTCCTTCAAACTCCGTGAATGAGAACAAATGGCAAGATATATCAGAAGAGATTAAGAAGATTTTTAAGACTGCTGTAAAATTGCTgtatgagaaaggaaaaatgaagcaCAGCCAAGCAAAGAGATATCTTTCCTCTG CTATTGAAGATGAACTCGATTTTGCCTTGGGTAAACAAACACCAGCTTTCCTAAAGAAGTGTGTTTGCTACATTCGGAAGATTGCCAACATTGAGCGTTTTGTTAAAATTCCAGAGATGGGAAAATACATGGATGTGGTACATACAGCTGGGAAGTTTCTACGAGATCCTGAAGCCCATGAGAAACTGATAAAGCTCAGGGATGAATTCATTCCTACCATCGTCGCATCATCCAATCTGAGAGTATACACGTCCGTCACTCACTGTGACATGAAACTGGGTTACTCCCAAGAAGTGGAGAACCATTACATTGAAGGACTTGGTAAACAGTTCTATGAAGACATGATTGACATAATCCAAGCAACAGTGCAGCAGAATTTTGACACCGAGACAGACTTGCTGTATGATGAAGTTCTTCAACACTCATCACTATGTAAAACATACTCCACTTTTTATGAATATAGATGTGAGGCATTAAACATAGTTCACAGGTACATTCTACCTAGCAAAGTAGGACACATTAACCCTCTTATCATATATGGAGGACCATGCACAGGGAAGACTCTTTTATTAGCTGAAGTGGCAAAGAAG GCCTACTCCTGGCTGCAAGAAGAGATGGGACCAGATTCTGACCCTGTGGTAGTTGTAAGATTTTTGGGATCCACTGAAACTAGTACAGATCTAAGGAATATACTACAAAGCATTTGTGAACAATTAGCAGTTAATTATCGTTGCCTTGTACAAAGTTACCCAAAAAAGATTCACGACCTTCGGGACTTGTTCATTAATCTCTTGAATGAATCGTCATTCCACAGGCCACTGGTGATAATATTTGATGCTCTAGAACAACTAACAGAGAGTGATGATGGTAGGAAGCTCTGGTGGCTTCCCATTCATCTTCCCCGTTCAGTAAGGATAATTTTGTCAACACTGCCAAACAAGCACGGGATCCTACAAAAACTGAGGTGCCTTATTCATGAAGAAGACAACTACATTGAGTTGACTGCAAGGGACAGAAAGATGTGTAGCCAAATACTGAAACATCAGCTACTGCgagttaaaagaaaagtaacatCAGGACAACAAATCTATGTCAATGAAGCATTCTCCAAGTGCACACTGCCTATGTTTGTAAACTTAACCTTTAGAGAGGTCAGGAACTGGAGATCTCACAAAGATGTGGATGAGTCCTCCCTCTGTGTCACTGTCCATGAAAGTATAGAGCAGTTGTTTTGGTCACTGGAAAACAAGTGTGGATCAAGACTATTGTCAAGAGCACTTGGCTACATCACTATGTCCAGATCTGGCCTGAGTGAAATGGAACTGGAAGACATTTTAGCCCTTGACAACAGTGTTATATATGAACTTAGTGAGAGTGTCAGAGAAAGTAACCCACTGAGAATTCCATATATATACATTGCAAGGCTTAAGGAGGGATTACAGGGGTACTTAATAGAGCGACAGGTGAAAAATGTAACATTACTTCTTTGGGCAAATAGGCACTTGCAACTAATTGCCCAGAAGCTGTACCTACACAATGAAGAAGACTTGCGTGAAATGCACACAGTCATGGCAGAGTATTTCCTTGGTGTTTGGTCAGGTGGACGAAGAAAACCTTTTTACAACAATGACCAATATTTGAATGGTTGTCCTGACCATGACAGTAGAGGCCTgagcaaggaagaaaagcacTGCATGGATCAGATTGCTTTTGACAGGCAAGCACCTGATCAGCCATGGGTCTTTCAGTGTAATCCGTTAGAGcctgacattttttttatcaatcacagaaaaatgacagaGCTTATTCATCACCTGACAAGGTGTGGAAGAACAGATGATCTTCTGTATGGAGTCATTATGAACTTCAGCTGGCTGTACACCATGATTAGGATAGGGCAATTTGATAAAGCACTTTCTGACATAGAATTGGCTTACACCTACTCTCAAGAAAAGGAGCTGAAATTTCTGGCCAGTACTCTGCGCAGTATAAAGTTCAAAGTAGTAAAATACCCAGGTTCACTCTCTGCTGAATTGCAGCAAAGGCTTCTCCCAGTGGTAAGTTCATTGCCCAAACTCAGACACCTCCTCTTAGAATGTGACAAGGATGGACCCAAATACTGCTCTATAGTCCCTTTGCATTCCTCCATGGATGTGACCTACAGCCCTGAGCGCCTGCCGCTGTCATCCAGCTGCATGCACGTTACTGAGATTTTGCCTACATTTAATCCCAGCACAATTATCGCTGCTTTAGAAAATGGCTCCATCAGCACTTGGGATGTAGAGACCCGCCAGTTACTAAGGCAGATTACAACAGCTCCATCTGTTATTTTAGGGATGAAGCTAACTAGCGATGAAAAGTACCTTGTAGTGGCTACAACAAAAAATACTCTCTTGATATATGATAACATAAATTCCTGTCTTCTGTCTGAGGTGGAAATTAAGGGGTCAAAACATTGTGGAATTACAGGGGGCTCCAGTTTTATAAATGGATTTACATTATCAGTCAACCATGCACTTGCTTGGCTAGAGGCCAGCAAAGACGTTACTGTAATAGATCTGCTCTACGGTTGGCCTCTCTATCACTTCCACTGCTGGTATGAAGTGACCTGTGTGCAGTGTTCTCCAGATGGAGTTTATGCATTCTGCGGACAGTATTTGAACACCGCAAGCATTTTTCACTTGGGCAGCGGAGAGAAACTGGCCACGGTGACCTCTGAATTTTCTGGTGGATTTGTGAAATTCCTTCTCATTCTGGACACAGCCCAAGAAATGGTGATGGTGGACAGCGAGGGTAGCCTCTCTGTTTGGAATACAGAGGAAATTGCGAATCCCCAGCTTACGGATGACTTTGACTGCAGGAGAGAAGACAGTGAAGTTGTCAGCATAGAGCTTTCTGAAGACCAAAGTGCAATTTTAATTTGTAAGGCTCTCAGCATTGAACTTCTTGACACTCGTGTGTGGAAGGTGGCTGAAAAGTTTAGAGCTAAACACAATGAGCGCTTTATATCTGCCGTGCTGTCAAAAAATGGCAACTGTATAATTGCTTCAATGGAAAATACCTCAGCCATctttgtctggagaagagatACAGGACAGTGTATGGCAAGCTTACAGGAAATCTCAGGAACTATAGTCAGGCTAATTAAATCAAATCATCATAACATGCTGCTATCGTTATCCACCAGTGGTGTCCTTTCTGTTTGGGATATAGACATCATAACTGCTATGTCCAATATTGACAAATCTGGCAAGCCTATTCAAAGACTGGTGTTGCCAGCCAGAGGTGAATTAATATACACATTGGATGGATCAGATTCTGTCCATAAGTGGAACTTCAGCACTGGCTTTATAGAAGCTGTGTTCAAGCATGAAGGTATTGTTGAAAATTGTGTGCTGACCTCTTCTGGAGAGATAATGGTTACATCAGATGATAAATGCAGCCAGTATGTTTGGCACACTGTTAGTGGTGAAAATATCTTTCGCATTAATGGACAAAAAATCTCAGAGCTGATGATTACTCATAATGATCAATTTGTAGTCTCTCTCTGTGAGCAAAATGCATCCAGAGTCTGGCGACTGGCTACGGGACATAGGGTTTGCAATATTTTAGTTGCCTTACAGAATGCATTTATAACAACTGCAAATACATTTGTAGTCGGAATGGCAAAGAATAAAGTTCTGGCAGTAAGTCTCTGGACAGGCAGTATAACGAAGAAGTTTTGCTGTGACGATGGTGCAAGCATTGTGGATATTAAGCTAATACCAGACTGCCCAGACATTATAGTATTTATAACATCTACTGAAACTGTAAACATCTGGAGCCTAACAGAGGAAGTAATCTGCAGACGTGTACAATTGCCTAccaatttcttaaaaaatttgGAAGACTTTGAAATATCCCCAAATGGGAAGCTAGGAATTATAACCCGTGGTGATGAGAACATCAATGTGCTTGATTTATACAGTGGAAAACTTCGTGTGGTTCACACTCCAGGTGTCATCTGGCGGCAGAGGCTGTCTCGGGATGGCCGTTATCTTGTGTACATTTGTTTTCGCGGTGAAGAAGATGATGACAATGGTGCAGTCTCTAGTTTAATAGTAATGAGGCTAGCAGATGGCAAAAACATCGGTGCCTGTTCTCTTTATAAAACTCCCACTTTTCTTACACTCTCACAGAgacatttaaatattattattggATTTGATGATGGAAGTATAGGTACTTACACAGTAGTGGATCGAGTCGACGCTGcactgaaaatcaaaattgCTACTTCAAACAGCCGCCAGATTTTCAACAACACAACACAAGTGATTAGGCCAAAATGTCATAATTATAGCTTCAAAGTGACTGCAGACTGCATTTGGAGAGAATCAACAGAAGTATTCGCAAGGGATAGCCCCATTACAGTTGTAGAGCCTGAGGTGAGTGAAGCAACACCAACCAAAAAACACAATTATTGCTATGAGAAAGTGTGCTCAGCCATAGATTGCAGAGGACACATTTTTACTGCTGACAACTGA